The Clostridia bacterium genomic interval ATATGACGGCGATGTCCTTGACCTCACCGTCCGGCGACCAGGCGCCCTCCGGGCGCGGTATAACTCCGCGCATGAACCCGAGATCGACCACTATATTGCGGTCCCTGTCGCATAAGACTGCTGTCCCTTCGCAGATGCGCTTTTCATCACGCGCGCGCAGCAGCTCGGCTTTTGATTCGGGACGGTAACCGAGCCGTCCTTCAGGTAAAAACGTCATAATATTCACCGCCGCATCAGATGCGGCCCTTTCGTGTGGTTTTTACCAAAATATATGCTGTCCGCGGCGCAAAAATACCGTATGAGCGAATATGATCAGCCGTATTATCTGCAAGGAAACGCGAGGTTATAACAAAGAAATATTGACATTTTACGACTTCCGGTTATAATAACCGTAAATTTACAAAAACCGCTTGCATAATTGACCTTGCCATGATATAATAACGTATGGCAAGTGTATGGATTTACACGAAATTTAACCTTAAAGAGAGGAAAAGAATATGGTAGTTGAAGATTTGGTAGTCATAACCCCGAAAGAAAAAGCAATGCTCTGCAAAGCTCTTGCGAAGCATATGCCCAAGCTGAGAAAGCTTCTGCGGCTTTCACAGAAGGAGTTCGGTCTCCGCGCCGGCGTCTCTGTCGACCGCGTTTCGCTTATCGAAAACGGTCATTTTCAGATGACCTGGTCGCAGTTCACCTCCTTCCTGTTCATCTTCTCGCTGAACAAGCTGACGAAGGAGTATTTCGTCGAGAATAAGCTTATCGACCGCCGCGTGCTTC includes:
- a CDS encoding helix-turn-helix domain-containing protein, producing the protein MVVEDLVVITPKEKAMLCKALAKHMPKLRKLLRLSQKEFGLRAGVSVDRVSLIENGHFQMTWSQFTSFLFIFSLNKLTKEYFVENKLIDRRVLQYLEAKREAEEPEMSILINESMSSAFNALNMGDVIQRLKEQKQYQL